In Phragmites australis chromosome 16, lpPhrAust1.1, whole genome shotgun sequence, one DNA window encodes the following:
- the LOC133894954 gene encoding protein SMAX1-like — protein sequence MRADLNTIQQTLTPEAAAALARAIDEAARRRHGQTTPLHVATALLAAPAGLLRQACARAAAGAGAAAGSGAGAGGGAHPLQCRALELCFSVALDRLPAAASAAAAHGAPPPLSNALVAALKRAQAQQRRGCPEAAQQPLLAVKVELEQLILSILDDPSVSRVMREASFSSTAVKSTIEQSLSSPSPSSSSAAVSTPLTASPSPLPRAGTANAYLNPRLAAAAAAYGGVGGDDARKVLDVMLKPVRRNPVLVGDAGPDAVLKEAIRRIPAAGSPALAGAKVVPLEAELAKLTGDKSAMAARIGELGAVVERLLLEHSGVVLDLGDLKWLVEGPAKASSEGGKAAVAEMARLLRRFGSGKVWAVGTAACATYLRCKVYHPAMEAEWDLQAVPISRSSPLTSSALRPGGSGILGNSVGMLSPTLRPMPVTPTAFQWPPGAGSDQPLMAKPAMCILCKGSYERELAKLAAERIEKPAPCPEAPKPGLPHWMQRSSDQSQAKEQDLKWKETAQELEKKWRETCACTHSSHAGAPALSMPLAAFGPRPPIEPKLALARVAAPTLKMNTSWEKPEGTPTSELRKSSPGSLVKIDLVLGRLDPGMNATVEKDQKENNMEGLTAMQKAKIAGISDIESFKRLLKGLTEKVSWQSDAASAIAAVVIQCRSGGGKRRNIGTRGDMWLLFIGPDQAGKRKMMNALSELMVNSRPVVVNFGSDSRMGRAGNDGLNTGFWGKTSLDRVTEAVRQNPFSVIVLEGIDQADTVVRGKIKRAMETGRLPDSRGREVNLGNVIFVLTTNWLLEELKGPKFETLIQDERRMFEVASSNWQLELSIGDKQVKHRADWLCDDGRPAKVAKEFSSGQGLSLDLNLAVGALDDTEGSRNSSDISVEQEQEKGQLALKCLTPPPDCDLLNLVDDAIVFRPVDFEPFRKIVTDCISAKFESVIGSSSSFRIDEDAIDRMAGSVWLTDEKLEDWAEKVLMPSIERLWRNTKHHNGRAVVRLASVADKALPRWGGDREGLPATVPIAIDGM from the exons atGAGGGCGGATCTCAACACCATCCAGCAGACGCTCACGccggaggcagcggcggcgctcgCGCGGGCCATCGACGAGGCCGCGCGCAGGCGCCACGGCCAGACCACGCCGCTCCACGTCGCCACCGCGCTCCTCGCCGCGCCCGCGGGGCTGCTGCGCCAGGCGTGCGCGCGGGCCGCTGCCGGCGCGGGGGCTGCCGCTGGCTCcggggccggggccggcggcggcgcgcaccCGCTGCAGTGCCGCGCGCTCGAGCTATGCTTCTCCGTCGCGCTCGACAGGCTGCCCGCGGCGgcctccgcggcggcggcgcacggggcgccgccgccgttgtcCAACGCCCTCGTTGCGGCGCTCAAGCGCGCGCAGGCGCAGCAGCGCCGGGGGTGCCCCGAGGCGGCGCAGCAGCCGCTCCTCGCCGTCAAGGTGGAGCTCGAGCAGCTCATCCTTTCCATCCTCGACGATCCCTCCGTCAGCCGCGTCATGCGCGAGGCGTCCTTCTCCTCCACCGCCGTCAAGTCCACCATCGAGCAGTCGCTCTCCTCGCCCTCGCCTtcgtcctcctccgccgccgtctccaCCCCCCTCACCGCgtccccctctcctctcccacgGGCCGGAACCGCCAACGCCTACCTCAACCCTCGCTTggcagccgccgccgcggcatACGGCGGCGTTGGCGGGGACGACGCACGCAAGGTGCTCGACGTCATGCTCAAGCCGGTGCGCCGCAACCCGGTGCTTGTGGGCGACGCCGGACCGGACGCGGTGCTGAAGGAAGCAATCCGGAGGATCCCAGCGGCTGGATCCCCTGCCCTCGCCGGAGCGAAGGTCGTGCCGCTGGAGGCGGAGCTCGCCAAGCTCACCGGCGACAAGTCCGCGATGGCGGCGAGGATCGGGGAGCTCGGCGCGGTGGTCGAGAGGCTCCTCTTGGAGCACAGCGGCGTCGTACTTGATCTCGGAGACCTCAAGTGGCTGGTGGAGGGGCCGGCGAAGGCGTCGTCGGAGGGGGGCAAGGCGGCAGTGGCGGAGATGGCGCGGCTGCTGAGGCGGTTCGGCAGCGGCAAGGTCTGGGCCGTCGGCACGGCCGCGTGCGCCACCTACCTCCGGTGCAAGGTCTACCACCCGGCGATGGAGGCCGAGTGGGACCTCCAGGCGGTGCCCATATCCCGCAGCTCGCCGCTCACCAGCTCTGCTCTCAG ACCTGGAGGCAGTGGAATCCTCGGCAACTCAGTGGGGATGTTATCGCCTACACTCCGGCCTATGCCGGTGACACCCACAGCATTCCAATGGCCGCCAGGGGCAGGGAGTGACCAGCCTCTGATGGCTAAGCCGGCCATGTGTATACTTTGCAAGGGTAGTTATGAGCGTGAGCTTGCCAAGCTCGCAGCGGAGCGGATAGAAAAGCCGGCACCGTGCCCTGAGGCTCCTAAGCCTGGTTTGCCACACTGGATGCAGCGCAGCAGTGATCAATCACAG GCCAAGGAACAAGACTTGAAATGGAAGGAGACTGCCCAAGAGCTTGAGAAGAAATGGCGTGAGACATGTGCGTGTACCCACTCCAGCCACGCTGGGGCGCCAGCTCTCTCCATGCCATTGGCTGCCTTCGGTCCACGCCCGCCCATTGAGCCCAAATTGGCACTTGCCAGGGTTGCTGCTCCCACTCTTAAGATGAACACCAGCTGGGAGAAGCCAGAGGGAACCCCTACATCCGAACTTCGTAAGAGTTCACCGGGCAGCCTGGTGAAGATCGACCTTGTGCTTGGTCGCTTGGATCCAGGCATGAATGCTACTGTGGAGAAAGACCAGAAGGAAAATAACATGGAGGGGCTAACTGCCATGCAAAAGGCTAAGATAGCTGGAATCTCCGATATCGAGTCCTTCAAGAGGCTTCTAAAGGGGCTTACTGAGAAGGTCAGCTGGCAATCAGACGCCGCTTCAGCCATCGCTGCTGTTGTAATACAATGCAGATCTGGCGGTGGGAAGCGTCGAAATATTGGGACAAGGGGTGACATGTGGCTCCTGTTTATTGGTCCTGACCAGGCCGGCAAGCGGAAGATGATGAACGCATTGTCTGAGCTGATGGTAAACTCCCGACCAGTGGTTGTAAACTTTGGCAGCGACTCCCGCATGGGCAGGGCTGGTAATGATGGTCTGAACACTGGTTTCTGGGGGAAAACCTCACTTGACCGGGTCACGGAGGCAGTTCGGCAAAACCCCTTCTCAGTTATTGTTCTTGAGGGCATTGATCAAGCGGACACCGTTGTGCGTGGAAAGATCAAGCGGGCAATGGAGACTGGTCGCCTGCCAGACTCCCGGGGCCGTGAGGTAAACCTTGGCAACGTCATCTTCGTTCTCACCACAAATTGGTTACTTGAGGAACTCAAGGGACCAAAGTTTGAAACATTGATCCAAGATGAAAGAAGGATGTTTGAGGTTGCAAGCTCTAATTGGCAGCTAGAGCTCTCGATTGGGGACAAGCAGGTTAAGCACCGAGCAGATTGGCTATGCGATGATGGTCGCCCTGCAAAGGTAGCCAAAGAATTTTCCAGTGGGCAAGGTTTATCACTTGACCTTAATTTAGCAGTTGGGGCATTGGATGACACTGAGGGCTCGCGGAATTCCAGCGATATCTCTGTGGAACAAGAGCAGGAGAAAGGGCAGCTTGCTCTCAAGTGTTTAACACCACCCCCTGACTGTGATCTGTTGAACCTCGTCGACGATGCCATTGTGTTCCGGCCAGTTGACTTTGAGCCGTTTAGGAAGATTGTCACAGATTGCATATCGGCGAAATTTGAGTCGGTGATTGGCAGCAGCAGCTCATTCAGAATCGATGAAGATGCCATTGACCGGATGGCTGGCAGCGTCTGGCTCACCGACGAGAAGCTTGAGGACTGGGCCGAGAAAGTGCTTATGCCCAGCATTGAACGATTGTGGCGCAACACGAAGCATCACAATGGCCGTGCTGTTGTCCGTCTTGCATCAGTTGCTGACAAGGCATTGCCAAGGTGGGGAGGGGACCGAGAAGGGTTACCAGCGACAGTACCGATCGCTATTGATGGCATGTAG